One Pochonia chlamydosporia 170 chromosome 5, whole genome shotgun sequence DNA segment encodes these proteins:
- a CDS encoding solute carrier family 25 member 38 (similar to Verticillium dahliae VdLs.17 XP_009649466.1): MKDHASPVRTKSTRHFISGLGSGIASAVILQPLDLLKTRVQQSGDSSLSACWKELRQSPHVARSLWRGTVPSALRTGFGSALYFTSLNAIRQYAQRTNLLGRSPHRQNISSTLPTLTVWANLTSGAVARTFAGFILMPLTVIKVRFESNLYSYSSVASAAADIRRRDGLRGFFSGFGATAIRDAPYAGLYVLFYEMLKTHLGSLAAATSHAGGDQQKMTLSAASSVNFASGILAGAACSAVSNPFDAVKTRIQLQPREYRNVWQAGYKMVMDEGFRSLLDGLALRMSRKALSSALAWTVYEELIRRFSSS, encoded by the exons ATGAAAGATCACGCTTCTCCCGTGCGAACCAAATCAA CGCGACATTTCATCTCAGGGTTAGGATCTGGGATAGCATCAGCAGTTATCCTACAGCCCCTGGATCTATTGAAAACGCGAGTTCAGCAGTCCGGAGACTCCTCCCTTTCCGCCTGTTGGAAGGAGCTGCGTCAATCCCCCCATGTTGCACGCAGTCTCTGGCGTGGAACTGTACCTTCTGCCCTTCGAACCGGCTTTGGATCCGCCTTGTATTTCACTTCCCTCAATGCTATCCGCCAGTATGCCCAAAGAACAAATTTGCTAGGGCGGAGTCCTCATAGGCAGAATATCTCATCAACACTTCCCACATTGACTGTTTGGGCGAACCTGACTTCCGGCGCAGTGGCTAGGACTTTCGCCGGCTTTATTCTCATGCCCTTGACTGTCATAAAAGTTCGCTTCGAGTCAAATTTGTACTCGTACTCGTCGGTAGCCTCTGCCGCTGCCGATATCCGGCGACGAGACGGGCTTCGGGGTTTCTTCTCCGGCTTTGGAGCCACCGCTATTAGAGATGCGCCGTATGCTGGCCTGTATGTCTTATTTTATGAGATGCTCAAGACTCATCTCGGCTCGCTAGCAGCTGCTACATCccatgctggtggtgatcAACAGAAAATGACATTGTCGGCGGCAAGTTCGGTAAATTTCGCATCCGGAATCCTTGCTGGAGCAGCCTGTTCTGCCGTATCAAACCCATTCGATGCAGTGAAGACTCGAATACAACTCCAACCTCGCGAATATCGAAATGTGTGGCAGGCAGGATACAAGATGGTCATGGACGAAGGCTTTCGCTCTCTGTTAGATGGACTAGCTCTTAGAATGAGTCGCAAAGCCCTGAGctctgctttggcttggacaGTATACGAGGAACTTATTCGTAGGTTCAGCTCATCTTGA
- a CDS encoding oligomeric golgi complex component (similar to Metarhizium robertsii ARSEF 23 XP_007816445.1), which translates to MADALSEKLLGPGKATDPIALAYLTHLAGQPVDAIRTTEPQLLSQSSQSLLLLIQSLSKKSHKPIVESAATHSSLRQMLPLLSKRTSELTETVPRLDYEAELFSTGFSKGSENNIISERRKALRLLQNAERLIDVMDIPPLLNSAVKSNPVNYSSSLDLYAHVRRLASLYPSSGLVTSVLNEANSAVRQMAVDLITTLQTPNLKLAAGLRTVGWLKRIVPELVANTQTEESLPAIFLVCRICTLVTTLEALDPLKQLADEERTRNVKASQVWSGGQHTERYLKRFIEVFREHSFGIVSVSKSVDASFSHSSAPSNDPIRPLPSVIASFPLHLIALLMDTLQSYLPIIKDQASRESILTQVLYCAGSLGRLGADFGMFLSAIGMPEWIELVKRHRLLAGRLESVIGDHRSNQYISSK; encoded by the coding sequence ATGGCAGACGCCCTGAGCGAGAAACTGCTAGGGCCGGGAAAGGCAACGGATCCCATCGCCCTGGCGTATTTAACACATCTTGCTGGACAGCCAGTTGATGCCATACGAACCACGGAACCCCAACTACTCTCCCAATCATCGCAGTCACTACTACTGCTTATCCAGTCACTGTCAAAAAAGTCGCACAAGCCGATTGTCGAATCAGCGGCCACTCACTCATCGCTGCGTCAGATGCTCCCTCTGCTAAGCAAGAGAACTAGCGAGTTGACGGAGACAGTCCCACGACTTGATTACGAGGCAGAACTATTCTCCACTGGGTTCAGCAAAGGTAGCGagaacaacatcatctcggAGCGCAGAAAGGCACTCCGCCTCCTACAAAATGCGGAGAGGTTAATCGATGTAATGGATATCCCACCGCTTCTTAACTCAGCTGTTAAGTCAAATCCCGTCAATTACTCGTCAAGCCTAGATTTGTATGCACATGTTCGCCGCCTTGCATCCCTATATCCATCATCAGGCCTTGTCACATCAGTTCTGAACGAGGCAAATTCAGCGGTTAGGCAAATGGCAGTTGATCTCATAACTACGCTGCAAACACCGAACCTCAAACTGGCCGCCGGCCTCCGCACAGTGGGCTGGCTCAAACGAATTGTCCCAGAACTTGTTGCCAACACCCAAACGGAGGAGTCGTTACCTGCGATATTCCTAGTTTGCCGCATTTGCACCTTGGTAACTACTTTAGAAGCGTTGGATCCCTTAAAGCAACTCGCCGACGAGGAGCGAACGCGCAATGTCAAGGCATCCCAAGTTTGGTCTGGGGGTCAGCACACGGAAAGATACCTGAAAAGGTTCATTGAAGTATTTCGCGAGCATAGCTTCGGAATTGTCTCGGTCTCTAAAAGCGTGGATGCCAGCTTTTCCCACTCATCGGCACCATCTAACGATCCCATTCGCCCACTACCTTCAGTCATAGCCAGCTTCCCGCTGCACTTGATAGCGCTCCTGATGGACACTCTCCAAAGCTACCTGCCTATTATCAAAGACCAAGCATCCCGAGAAAGCATCCTCACACAAGTATTGTATTGCGCGGGAAGTTTAGGCCGACTCGGCGCTGATTTTGGAATGTTCCTATCGGCAATTGGGATGCCCGAATGGATAGAACTAGTTAAACGACATCGGCTGCTAGCTGGGCGCCTCGAGTCCGTTATTGGTGACCATCGCAGCAACCAATACATCAGCTCTAAGTGA
- a CDS encoding TLC domain-containing protein encodes MKDPFFIEPVPWLVKVVQPWCDWLGLPTLSLHIHEIIIAALFYSFVFYPVSPILSRLLAPRHYTKLPRKRRLNWDAHVVSMIQATLINALAIWVMFTDIERKEMSWEERIWGYTGATSMIQALAAGYFVWDLFVTSMNLDVFGIGTLAHAIAALLVFSLGFRPFVNYYGCIFILWELSTPFLNIHWFMDKVDMTGSKAQLYNGFLLLFSFFSCRLVYGTYQSVMVFGDIWRAINGHPHFSSLSSKPMQFATGSSTVPLWLGAVYLASNLTLNGLNFYWFFMMIKAVRKRFEPGKQPLTEVEVDFSSVASAVYSDSDKVHKRRA; translated from the exons ATGAAGGACCCGTTCTTCATCGAACCGGTGCCATGGCTGGTTAAAGTGGTACAACCTTGGTGCGACTGGCTTGGCCTGCCGACCTTATCGCTGCACATACACGAAATTATCATTGCCGCACTATTCTACTCCTTTGTCTTCTATCCGGTTTCGCCCATCCTGTCCCGACTTCTGGCACCAAGGCACTACACCAAACTCCCAAGGAAGAGACGATTGAACTGGGATGCACATGTCGTATCCATGATACAAGCTACACTGATAAATGCTCTGGCGATATGGGTCATGTTTACAGATATTGAACGGAAGGAAATGTCATGGGAAGAGCGTATCTGGGGATATACAGGTGCAACTAGCATGATACAGGCCCTTGCTGCTGGCTACTTTGTTTGGGATCTTTTCGTTACCAGCATGAATCTAGATGTATTTGGAATCGGAACGTTGGCGCATGCGATCGCCGCCCTACTTGTTTTCTCTCTCGGTTTT CGGCCCTTTGTCAACTATTACGGATGCATATTCATTCTGTGGGAGTTGTCAACGCCATTCCTGAACATTCACTGGTTCATGGACAAAGTTGACATGACGGGGTCAAAGGCCCAACTGTATAATGgatttcttctcctcttcagTTTTTTCTCCTGCCGGCTGGTCTATGGCACCTACCAGTCCGTCATGGTATTCGGGGATATATGGAGAGCAATCAACGGCCACCCTCACTTCTCGTCTCTATCGTCAAAACCAATGCAGTTTGCGACCGGCTCATCGACTGTGCCACTATGGCTTGGTGCGGTTTACTTGGCAAGCAACCTCACCTTAAATGGGCTGAACTTCTATTGGTTCTTTATGATGATTAAAGCCGTCCGCAAGCGCTTCGAACCTGGCAAGCAACCACTGACTGAAGTGGAAGTTGACTTTTCCTCGGTTGCCTCCGCGGTCTACAGTGACTCTGACAAGGTTCATAAGCGCAGGGCCTGA
- a CDS encoding cytoskeleton assembly control protein Sla1 (similar to Coccidioides immitis RS XP_001248422.1), with protein MGFLGVYRAVYDYEPRAEGELAIAEGDVLYVLEKSEDDGWWKAKKKAGAEDEDEPVGLVPNNYVEEATVVSHARAIYEYTRQTDEELSFPEDAVLQVFDTSDLDWILVGLDGEYGFVPSNYIEMQDAGTTQESPSPAPPPAPPALPVRPQSVVAPKEAPSDSTLSTPAAALAGVMQGKARNLGHAPSTPPPSQPARQQPQYDTTHPSEDGEDDPEPPSPALPSRPRQRGTIDYAPERVSSRPQAREPSQVEEPYRTPGGFHMYNINEMVSVMGKRKKMPTTLGINLGTGTILIAPERAEDDPPQEWTADKMTHYSREGKHVFMELVRPSKSIDFHAGAKDTAEEIVAALGELAGAVRAEGLREVIMAGSQHRQRKGQVLYDFMAQGDDEVTVAAGDDVIVIDDSKSEDWWQVRRLKNGKEGVVPSSYIEISGTISPPPSSNSATDSAKATVEQNRLEEIRLTKEAIKASKEPQQVGHQPSIPDRGSSLMVGEHGSNSKKQRARRENGRNESGSHHKSKSRPDSSKVRTWTDRSGSFSVEAQFLGLKDGKIHLHKMNGVKIAVPIAKMSREDLEYVENSTGISLDDEKPLADVKRAKSSDRRPTEVGASVGKTSKPEYDWFQFFLSCDVPVGLCERYAQAFTKDSMDESVLPDVNATILRTLGLREGDIIKVMRTLDAKFGRERNVQDNDGNAGGLFSGPGGALRNNTRKGRPAPTVQTSDVVDAAAFSKNDARTSAHPSEKSTSPSATSPARTGSKTSGFDDDAWDVKPTGTATPASNADESANPSVKSSTTQPALVGSMKELSLLTEPLQPSKPETTPSTEPRSTAEQSESPPVQQRLGATPSFFSSMPASTQPAPVVSQAPSATSPKSLARQRPAPPSISPSQPSLVPPPPQRPLSAPQSAQSAVFAPPALAPQITGSVQGQVAPLGQSLNDITQARLQQQYNTQFQQLQPSMTGYVGVQPQSVASFPSAIPGPQQYLHPMMTGVTAGSPFTDPNRPGQFSPIQAQQTGYPASFQSSVPGFPQGITATGNVNSFLPQALEPQRTGVQSFQPQQTPMTGSNSFVQPLQPQKTGPPPPVRFGIAADSKKLTPQQTGRRANLSQATPDNPFGF; from the exons ATGGGATTTTTAGGCGTGTACAGAGCAGTTTACGATTATGAGCCGCGTGCCGAAGGCGAGCTGGCAATCGCCGAGGGTGACGTGCTCTACGTCCTGGAGAAGAGCGAAGACGACGGATGGTGGAAAGCCAAAAAGAAGGCTGgcgctgaagatgaagacgaacCAGTTGGTTTGGTACCAAATAACTATGTGGAAGAG GCCACGGTTGTCAGTCATGCTCGCGCAATTTATGAATATACCCGCCAGACAGATGAAGAACTATCTTTTCCTGAAGATGCGGTTTTACAGGTGTTCGACACTTCCGATCTCGATTGGATACTCGTCGGCCTTGACGGCGAATATGGATTCGTCCCATCCAACTACATTGAAATGCAAGACGCAGGCACAACCCAAGAGTCTCCAAGCCCAGCCCCGCCGCCCGCGCCGCCCGCATTGCCCGTAAGACCTCAATCAGTCGTTGCACCGAAAGAAGCTCCTTCCGACTCGACCCTATCGACTCCGGCCGCCGCTTTAGCTGGTGTCATGCAGGGCAAGGCTAGGAATTTGGGACACGCTCCATCGACTCCACCTCCGTCTCAACCAGCAAGACAACAGCCTCAGTACGATACCACTCATCCATCAgaggatggtgaagatgacCCTGAACCTCCCTCGCCAGCGTTGCCCTCCCGCCCCCGGCAAAGAGGCACGATTGACTATGCCCCTGAGAGAGTATCCTCTCGGCCTCAAGCACGCGAGCCCTCCCAGGTAGAGGAACCCTACCGGACGCCTGGGGGATTTCATATGTACAATATCAATGAAATGGTGTCTGTTATGGGTAAACGGAAGAAAATGCCAACAACCTTGGGCATTAACCTGGGCACGGGCACAATCCTCATTGCCCCTGAACGAGCTGAAGACGACCCTCCACAAGAATGGACGGCAGACAAAATGACGCATTACTCGCGAGAAGGCAAGCATGTCTTCATGGAACTCGTCCGACCAAGCAAGAGCATCGACTTCCATGCCGGCGCCAAGGATACGGCCGAGGAAATTGTTGCTGCTCTGGGAGAACTTGCTGGTGCAGTACGCGCGGAGGGTTTGCGGGAGGTCATTATGGCTGGCTCGCAGCACAGGCAACGCAAGGGACAAGTTCTGTACGATTTCATGGCCCAAGGTGATGACGAGGTTACTGTTGCGGCCGGCGATGACGTTATAGTCATTGACGATTCCAAGAGCGAAGATTGGTGGCAAGTACGACGACTGAAAAACGGTAAAGAAGGCGTCGTACCCAGTAGCTATATTGAGATATCAGGAACGATATCTCCACCTCCCTCCAGCAATTCTGCAACTGACTCCGCCAAAGCAACTGTAGAACAAAACCGGTTAGAGGAGATCAGGTTAACCAAGGAGGCGATAAAAGCAAGCAAGGAGCCTCAGCAGGTAGGACATCAGCCTTCTATCCCTGATAGAGGTAGCAGCCTTATGGTTGGAGAACATGGTAGTAACTCGAAGAAACAGCGAGCCCGGCGCGAAAATGGACGCAACGAGTCTGGCAGCCACCACAAGTCCAAGTCAA GACCTGATTCGTCCAAGGTGAGGACGTGGACAGATAGGTCAGGTTCTTTCAGTGTTGAGGCACAGTTTCTGGGCCTCAAAGATGGGAAGATTCACTTGCACAAAATGAATGGAGTCAAAATCGCCGTTCCGATTGCGAAGATGTCACGCGAAGACCTGGAATATGTGGAAAACTCGACTGGCATTTCCCTTGATGACGAAAAACCGTTGGCGGACGTGAAAAGGGCCAAATCGAGCGACAGAAGACCCACAGAAGTTGGTGCATCAGTTGGCAAAACCTCTAAACCAGAGTATGACTGGTTCCAATTTTTTCTCTCTTGCGACGTTCCTGTCGGACTATGCGAGCGATATGCTCAAGCCTTCACAAAGGATTCCATGGACGAAAGTGTTCTTCCCGACGTCAACGCTACTATCCTTCGGACGCTTGGGCTTCGAGAAGGGGATATCATCAAGGTCATGCGCACATtggatgccaagtttggccgCGAGAGAAACGTCCAGGACAATGACGGAAATGCAGGGGGGTTGTTCTCCGGCCCAGGAGGCGCCCTTCGAAATAATACTAGGAAAGGCAGACCCGCGCCAACCGTCCAAACAAGTGATGTTGTGGATGCAGCGGCTTTCTCCAAGAATGATGCGAGGACTTCTGCTCATCCCTCAGAAAAATCAACGTCTCCCTCCGCGACGAGTCCAGCCAGGACCGGTTCGAAAACCAGtggctttgatgatgatgcctgGGATGTGAAGCCCACAGGCACTGCTACTCCGGCGTCGAATGCAGACGAATCAGCAAACCCTAGCGTGAAATCGTCCACAACACAGCCCGCGCTGGTAGGCTCGATGAAGGAGTTATCGTTATTGACAGAGCCCCTTCAACCCAGCAAACCGGAAACGACACCATCGACTGAGCCGCGCTCAACGGCCGAGCAATCAGAGAGCCCACCCGTACAGCAACGACTTGGTGCGACTCCATCGTTTTTCTCTTCGATGCCCGCTTCAACCCAGCCCGCTCCCGTTGTCTCACAAGCTCCTTCTGCGACGTCTCCAAAGTCTCTCGCTAGGCAGCGGCCTGCACCGCCCTCCATTTCACCGTCCCAGCCTTCTTTGGTGCCTCCTCCACCGCAACGGCCACTATCAGCACCTCAGTCGGCACAATCGGCCGTCTTTGCGCCTCCAGCATTGGCACCCCAAATTACTGGCTCTGTACAAGGCCAGGTGGCTCCTCTGGGCCAAAGCCTCAACGACATTACCCAAGCCAGGCTGCAGCAACAGTATAACACCCAatttcaacaactccaacctTCAATGACGGGCTATGTTGGCGTCCAGCCCCAAAGCGTGGCATCCTTCCCCAGTGCCATTCCCGGACCGCAGCAATATCTCCATCCAATGATGACAGGTGTAACAGCGGGGAGCCCCTTCACAGATCCTAATCGGCCTGGTCAGTTCTCGCCCATTCAGGCTCAGCAAACAGGATACCCAGCATCATTCCAATCTTCAGTTCCAGGATTTCCTCAGGGCATAACTGCAACTGGTAACGTAAATAGCTTTTTGCCCCAGGCATTAGAGCCGCAGCGTACTGGTGTCCAGAGCTTCCAGCCCCAACAGACTCCTATGAcaggcagcaacagcttcgtTCAACCTTTACAGCCACAGAAGACTGGACCCCCGCCCCCAGTGCGCTTTGGAATTGCAGCAGATTCGAAAAAGCTTACTCCTCAACAAACTGGTAGACGAGCTAATTTATCCCAGGCAA CACCCGATAATCCTTTTGGGTTTTAA
- a CDS encoding AMP deaminase (similar to Aspergillus terreus NIH2624 XP_001218750.1), with protein MAGDIARSRKENGNHHSHAKATTRATMAVEVAPILAVGAMLCLIFGGCCSNVYALEAIINFEPRSGTLLTFVQFCFVAITGYIAQLDMSRPPFFLAPAKVPLRRWLINIVLFFGINVLNNHAFSYDISVPVHIILRSGGSITTMIAGYLYGKRYAQLQAIAVIFLSIGVVLAAWSDAQEKVVLQRDSVRPAFNSGLVILFIAQILSAIMGLYTEATYRQYGPHWRENLFYSHVLSLPLFLPFAPSMMRNFKSMMHSNMLTVPIPWYDSTTTAHIPSQLAYLTINVLTQYACIRGVNLLAAKSSALTVTIVLNIRKLEVSKSFPRSIILWFLTAIFCFIIPRVPNSWLCLDPWTDFRTAKFEYLRVPMNMDDNSRKSRSQTARQEDIMQEQVDMGNGVTVEAMENDDNGLSSVPADEQDGLQDGMLLRDVPKRTTFYDPVAERQMSQTDAKLFYQRSKIDVRTGSTSAGIWSQSSPNTSPTLASASRPVTEYGADSLILDQDGADDSEPNATSRGFAYSHAAPSSNTMPNPKITHGDSNEVKLTTETSMGGFPGNSLFDTEPHVTAELSAISKNIQKVLDVRRKYIALSSQGPDDNPRDRRNWVVYPPPPEPAWAQTQGGYADFPDGLSASQAGQGDPSTTSNKKRKPGLDVGEDFNMDDLLPLPEDDGMAFKLDDSGVYQVFDSDDANSPAIQVPTIREFYIDLDSILTVSSDGPSKSFAFRRLQYLEAKFNLYALLNEYQETADSKKVPHRDFYNVRKVDTHVHHSACMNQKHLLRFIKSKMKKYPNEVVLFRDGKHLTLAEVFASINLTAYDLSIDTLDMHAHTDSFHRFDKFNLKYNPIGESRLRTIFLKTDNFIHGRYLAEITKEVIADLESSKYQMVEWRISIYGKSIDEWDKLAAWVVDNKLFSHNVRWLIQIPRLYDVYKASGLMDTFEQIVKNVFQPLFEVTKDPSSHPKLHIFLQRVIGFDSVDDESKVERRLFKKFPVPQVWDSKQNPPYSYWIYYLFANMASLNYWRKKRGFNTLVMRPHCGEAGDSEHLAVALLSCHSISHGLLLRKVPLLQYAFYLEQIGIAMSPLSNNALFLAYERNPFHQYFRRGLNVSLSTDDPLQFAFTKEPLIEEYAVAAQIYKLSSVDMCELAKNSVKQSGYEASIKRMWLGPNFENPGKDGNMMVKTNVPDRREEFRNHTLLQERDVLRRYVAYDSTKEPTPAVAAADVTTSVTAPKATEPMTDPNLGSVDESSPRGSGRISSVAGKSSLNGEVSHDSGVVPEAMADLHLSGSDPRLFPGIFTRDHRSGSLRNLNQASEWTVDSSEAPGDDDDDEL; from the exons ATGGCTGGAGATATCGCACGAAGCCgaaaggagaatggaaaccaccacagccatgCCAAAGCTACGACGAGAGCAACCATGGCTGTCGAGGTTGCGCCGATTCTAGCAGTCGGCGCAATGCTCTGTCTGATATTCGGAGGTTGTTGTTCCAAT GTTTACGCTCTAGAAGCAATTatcaa CTTCGAGCCTCGTAGTG GCACTCTACTCACCTTTGTGCAATTTTGCTTCGTCGCGATAACGGGTTACATTGCTCAACTTGATATGAGCAGGCCACCCTTCTTTTTGGCCCCTGCCAAAGTTCCGCTGCGGCGGTGGCTAATTAACATTGTACTTTTTTTTGGTATCAATGTGTTGAACAATCATGCATTCAGCTATGACATTTCAGTTCCAGTTCATATTATTCTTAGATCAGGTGGTAGTATCACCACAATGATTGCGGGCTATCTGTACGGGAAGAGATATGCTCAATTGCAGGCCATTGCCGTTATATTCCTGAGTATAGGTGTTGTTCTGGCTGCTTGGTCAGACGCCCAAGAGAAG GTTGTTCTACAACGAGACTCCGTTAGGCCAGCTTTCAACTCCGGGCTCGTAATCCTGTTCATCGCACAGATCCTCTCTGCCATCATGGGCCTGTACACGGAGGCAACTTATCGTCAATATGGGCCTCACTGGAGAGAGAACTTGTTCTATTCACATGTACTTTCACTACCTTTGTTTCTCCCATTTGCTCCATCGATGATGCGAAACTTCAAGAGTATGATGCACAGCAACATGCTCACAGTCCCCATACCCTGGTATGACTCAACAACTACCGCACACATACCAAGCCAGCTTGCATATCTCACCATAAACGTACTAACTCAGTACGCCTGTATCCGCGGTGTCAACCTGCTCGCTGCGAAATCATCGGCCCTTACTGTCACCATTGTCCTCAATATTCGCAAACTG GAAGTGTCGAAATCCTTCCCAAGGTCAATTATTCTGTGGTTTTTGACAGCGATCTTCTGCTTCATTATTCCCCGCGTGCCGAACAGCTGGTTGTGCCTTGATCCGTGGACAGATTTCCGAACCGCCAAATTTGAGTATCTCCGGGTACCAATGAATATGGACG ACAACTCTCGCAAATCTCGAAGCCAAACAGCTCGACAAGAGGATATTATGCAAGAACAGGTAGACATGGGAAACGGTGTAACCGTAGAAGCTATGGAAAATGACGATAATGGCTTATCCTCTGTGCCAGCGGACGAACAAGATGGATTGCAAGACGGCATGCTATTGAGAGATGTTCCAAAGCGCACAACTTTCTACGACCCAGTCGCAGAGCGACAAATGTCACAAACGGATGCCAAACTCTTCTATCAGCGAAGCAAGATTGATGTTCGCACAGGATCCACCAGTGCAGGTATCTGGAGCCAATCCAGCCCCAACACCAGTCCAACACTGGCGTCGGCATCTCGACCTGTCACTGAATATGGAGCTGACTCTCTAATTCTGGACCAGGATGGAG CCGACGACAGCGAACCAAACGCGACATCACGCGGTTTTGCGTACAGCCACGCTGCCCCTAGTAGCAATACAATGCCAAACCCCAAGATTACCCATGGTGACTCCAATGAAGTCAAACTTACTACTGAGACGAGCATGGGCGGATTTCCAGGCAACTCCTTGTTCGATACCGAACCACATGTCACAGCCGAGTTAAGTGCCATTTCGAAGAACATTCAAAAGGTGCTAGATGTAAGGCGAAAGTACATCGCATTGTCTTCCCAGGGACCAGATGACAATCCCAGAGATCGGCGGAATTGGGTTGTTTATCCACCTCCGCCTGAACCAGCTTGGGCTCAAACACAAGGTGGCTATGCCGACTTCCCTGACGGTCTGTCGGCATCCCAGGCCGGACAAGGCGACCCCTCTACTACGTccaacaaaaaaagaaaaccaGGTCTAGATGTTGGCGAGGACTTCAACATGGATGACTTGCTTCCTTTGCCCGAAGACGACGGTATGGCCTTTAAACTTGATGACAGCGGAGTTTATCAGGTCTTCGACAGTGACGACGCCAACTCACCTGCTATCCAAGTTCCAACCATCAGGGAATTTTACATAGACTTGGACAGTATTCTCACAGTTTCATCAGATGGACCAAGCAAGAGTTTTGCATTTCGACGCTTACAATATctcgaagccaagtttaATTTGTACGCGCTTCTTAACGAGTACCAGGAAACTGCAGACAGCAAGAAGGTTCCACATCGCGACTTTTATAACGTCCGTAAAGTCGACACTCACGTTCACCACTCTGCATGCATGAATCAGAAGCACCTATTGCGATTTATAaagagcaagatgaagaagtaTCCGAACGAGGTTGTGCTCTTCCGAGATGGCAAACATTTAACTCTTGCGGAGGTATTTGCCAGTATCAACCTTACCGCCTACGATCTAAGTATTGACACACTCGATATGCAT GCTCACACCGATTCATTTCACCGATTTGATAAATTCAATCTCAAATACAATCCTATTGGAGAGTCTCGCCTCAGAACAATTTTCCTTAAGACGGATAACTTTATCCATGGCCGATACTTGGCAGAAATAACCAAGGAGGTTATAGCGGATTTAGAATCAAGCAAGTACCAGATGGTGGAATGGCGTATATCCATCTATGGCAAGTCCATCGACGAGTGGGACAAATTAGCCGCGTGGGTCGTGGATAACAAACTCTTCTCGCACAACGTCCGGTGGCTCATCCAGATTCCTCGACTGTACGATGTCTATAAGGCCAGTGGCCTTATGGACACGTTTGAACAGATTGTCAAGAATGTCTTCCAGCCACTATTTGAAGTAACGAAGGACCCCTCCAGTCACCCCAAGCTACACATCTTTCTACAGCGAGTCATTGGTTTCGACAGCGTCGACGACGAGAGCAAAGTAGAACGCCGACTGTTCAAGAAGTTTCCCGTCCCACAGGTATGGGACTCCAAACAAAACCCCCCCTACAGCTACTGGATATACTATTTATTCGCGAATATGGCCTCCCTCAATTATTGGCGTAAGAAACGTGGATTCAATACTCTCGTAATGCGCCCACATTGCGGCGAGGCTGGAGATAGTGAACATCTAGCAGTCGCACTTCTCTCATGCCACAGCATAAGCCACGGTCTATTACTCCGTAAAGTTCCGCTGTTACAGTATGCGTTTTATTTGGAGCAAATAGGCATCGCCATGTCACCTCTCAGTAATAATGCGCTATTTTTGGCATACGAGCGAAACCCTTTCCACCAGTACTTCAGGCGCGGTTTGAACGTTTCACTCTCAACGGACGACCCTTTGCAGTTTGCCTTCACCAAAGAGCCACTCATAGAAGAGTATGCAGTGGCTGCACAGATTTACAAGCTTAGCTCTGTAGATATGTGTGAATTAGCCAAGAACTCGGTTAAGCAAAGCGGATATGAAGCATCTATTAAACGTATGTGGCTTGGGCCTAATTTCGAAAATCCTGGCAAGGATGGAAATATGATGGTCAAAACCAATGTCCCAGATCGCAGAGAAGAGTTCAGAAACCATACATTGCTGCAGGAGAGAGATGT CTTGCGTCGATATGTTGCTTATGATAGCACCAAAGAACCGACCCCAGCGGTGGCTGCGGCCGACGTGACGACCTCTGTGACGGCACCAAAGGCTACCGAACCGATGACCGATCCAAACCTCGGGAGTGTTGACGAAAGTTCGCCTCGAGGATCAGGCAGAATTTCAAGTGTCGCTGGCAAGTCCTCCCTCAATGGCGAGGTCTCGCATGACTCCGGAGTAGTTCCAGAGGCTATGGCAGACCTACACCTGTCTGGGAGTGACCCCAGATTATTCCCAGGCATTTTTACGCGGGATCATCGTTCAGGGAGTCTACGAAATCTGAACCAAGCCAGCGAGTGGACTGTGGATTCTAGCGAGGCTCCTggagatgacgacgatgatgagctCTAA